In Candidatus Poribacteria bacterium, a single window of DNA contains:
- a CDS encoding class I SAM-dependent methyltransferase: MNNIQNAYNDWSATYDSDKNRTRDLDQAVTEKTLANWQCKSILELGCGTGKNTYLLSQIGENVYALDFSKGMIALAREKLKFSNVTFSHADITHPWHCDNASVDLVVCNLVLEHIENLQFIFSEAFRVLVPGGHFFVSELHPFRQYQGTQANFQTTQGTTEIQAFVHHISDFLNAATTNGFRLKEFKEWWHETDQNKLPRLVSFMFEKK, translated from the coding sequence ATGAACAACATCCAAAACGCCTACAACGACTGGTCAGCAACTTACGATTCTGACAAGAATCGCACGCGGGACTTAGATCAGGCCGTCACCGAGAAAACACTCGCAAATTGGCAGTGCAAATCAATCCTTGAACTCGGCTGTGGAACGGGAAAGAATACTTACCTTTTGTCACAAATCGGTGAGAACGTTTATGCTCTCGATTTCTCAAAAGGCATGATTGCTCTCGCCAGAGAAAAACTGAAGTTCAGCAATGTGACTTTCTCGCATGCCGACATTACACATCCGTGGCATTGCGATAACGCGTCCGTAGACCTCGTCGTCTGCAACCTCGTCCTTGAACACATAGAAAACCTCCAATTCATATTCTCAGAGGCATTCCGTGTATTGGTTCCTGGCGGTCACTTCTTCGTCTCTGAACTGCACCCTTTCAGGCAGTATCAAGGCACACAAGCAAACTTTCAAACAACTCAGGGAACCACAGAAATTCAGGCATTCGTGCATCACATCTCAGATTTCCTGAATGCCGCCACAACCAATGGATTCCGCCTCAAGGAATTCAAGGAATGGTGGCATGAAACAGATCAAAACAAACTGCCAAGACTTGTGTCTTTTATGTTTGAAAAAAAATAA